A single Gambusia affinis linkage group LG20, SWU_Gaff_1.0, whole genome shotgun sequence DNA region contains:
- the LOC122823723 gene encoding NHP2-like protein 1, with protein MTEPQVNPKAYPLADATLTKTILDLVQQASNYKQLRKGANEATKTLNRGIAEFIVMAADAEPLEIILHLPLLCEDKNVPYVFVRSKQALGRACGVSRPVIATSVTIKEGSQLKPQIQSVQMAIERLLV; from the exons ATG acTGAACCACAAGTGAACCCGAAGGCCTACCCGCTGGCCGACGCTACTCTGACCAAAACCATCCTGGACCTGGTGCAGCAAGCGTCCAACTACAAACAGCTGAGGAAGGGAGCCAATGAGG CCACCAAAACCTTGAACAGAGGCATCGCCGAGTTCATTGTCATGGCAGCCGACGCCGAGCCGCTGGAGATCATCCTCCACCTGCCGCTGCTGTGCGAGGACAAGAACGTGCCGTATGTGTTTGTGCGCTCCAAGCAGGCGCTGGGCCGGGCCTGTGGCGTGTCGCGGCCCGTCATTGCTACCTCGGTCACCATAAAGGAGGGCTCCCAGCTCAAGCCTCAGATTCAGTCCGTTCAGATGGCCATCGAGAGACTGCTGGTGTGA
- the crym gene encoding ketimine reductase mu-crystallin, with protein sequence MAEPPVIIWEEEVKSVLRYMDLVPRLEDALGKFSRRDSAAVLQPVRTAVPLQKHSGFMGLMPTYMENDGVLSTKFVCYYNRERGSTLPAVQATVVLLDPELGNVKAVMGGEVITAMRTAAVSAISAKLLMAPGAEVLAILGTGRQALSHFNVFTEMFSFKEVRVWSRTKEEVARFVRSAGGGVRGCGSAEEAVRGADVIVTVTRSTEPVLFGQWVKAGAHVAAVGACRPDWRELDDVLMQSAVVYVDSREGALSESGDVILSGAEVFAELGDVINGTKPAEREKTTVFKSLGMGVEDAVSAQLVFDQWAAKETTRLILDF encoded by the exons ATGGCCGAGCCTcctgtcatcatctgggaggaggaaGTTAAAAGTGTGCTCCGTTACATGGACCTGGTCCCCCGTCTGGAGGACGCTTTGGGGAAGTTCTCCCGACGGGACAGCGCCGCGGTGCTCCAGCCTGTGCGCACCGCGGTGCCGCTGCAGAAGCACAGCGG CTTCATGGGGCTCATGCCGACATACATGGAGAACGACGGAGTGCTGAGCACAAAGTTTGTCTGTTACTACAACAGAGAGAGAGGGTCCACTTTACCGGCTGTTCAGGCCACCGTGGTTCTGCTGGACCCAGAACTTGGGAACGTCAAGGCT GTGATGGGTGGAGAGGTCATCACGGCCATGAGGACCGCTGCCGTCTCAGCCATCTCTGCTAAG ctgctgATGGCGCCGGGAGCAGAAGTTCTGGCCATCCTGGGGACCGGCAGACAGGCTCTGAGTCACTTTAACGTCTTCActgagatgttttcttttaaagag GTCCGCGTTTGGAGCCGGACTAAAGAGGAAGTGGCGAGGTTCGTCCGCTCAGCGGGAGGCGGTGTGAGAGGATGCGGCTCGGCGGAGGAGGCGGTGAGGGGAGCAGACGTCATAGTGACGGTGACCAGATCCACGGAGCCGGTGCTGTTCGGTCAGTGGGTCAAAGCAGGAGCACACGTGGCAG CTGTGGGAGCCTGCAGGCCAGACTGGAGGGAGCTGGACGACGTGCTGATGCAGAGCGCTGTAGTGTACGTGGACAGCAGGGAGGGGGCGCTGTCAGAGTCTGGTGATGTCATCCTTTCAGGG GCCGAGGTGTTTGCAGAGCTGGGAGACGTTATCAACGGAACCAAGCCTGCCGAAAGGGAGAAGACGACCGTCTTCAAGTCTCTGG GAATGGGAGTGGAGGATGCAGTGTCTGCTCAGCTGGTGTTTGACCAGTGGGCAGCTAAAGAAACCACGAGACTCATTCTTGATTTCTGA
- the LOC122823720 gene encoding ras-related C3 botulinum toxin substrate 1-like: MQTVKCVLLGDGAVGKSAMIITYTAGFPKEWTPSVMENYKVSVTVDGNQVNLEVWDHSGLSDYDRLRRLSFPQTDVLLLCFSLTSPSSFENVRSKWIEEVRHHCPAVPVVLVGTMLDLRDDKDRMEKLKKEHLSPITYDQGLAMAEEIGAVTYLECSALTARGLQAVIEEAARVGLNAKPVKKPKQSCSLS; the protein is encoded by the exons ATGCAGACGGTAAAGTGTGTGCTGCTGGGGGACGG GGCTGTGGGTAAATCAGCCATGATCATCACCTACACCGCAGGCTTTCCTAAGGAGTGGACCCCATCAGT GATGGAGAATTATAAGGTCAGTGTGACGGTGGACGGGAACCAGGTGAACCTGGAGGTGTGGGACCACAGCGGATTATCGGACTATGACCGGTTAAGACGCCTGTCCTTCCCACAGACG GATGTTCTCCTGCTTTGCTTTTCCCTCACCAGTCCGTCGTCTTTTGAAAACGTGCGGAGCAAG TGGATTGAAGAGGTCAGACATCACTGCCCCGCGGTGCCGGTCGTCCTGGTGGGCACCATGTTGGACCTCAGAGACGATAAAGACAGGATGGAGAAGCTGAAAAAGGAGCATCTCTCTCCTATCACCTATGATCAGGGCCTGGCCATGGCTGAAGAAATAG GTGCGgtaacatacctggagtgttcgGCTCTGACTGCGCGCGGCCTTCAGGCGGTGATCGAGGAAGCCGCCAGGGTGGGCCTGAACGCCAAACCCGTCAAAAAACCGAAGCAAAGCTGCAGCCTGTCATAA
- the LOC122823717 gene encoding uncharacterized protein LOC122823717, producing MWSCKGCSEKVSSRSKLLHHYKLKHPHFGRHCHFPCTYLHCPCREINAEFKRITTIPLHSKFFSQLDLHCDNLRKLFKRRGGQLGQKLRQIVAQIDDCEDVDVARECVIKGVCIYMGEDPAKLIHKYVGVDEANIEEGIGATTIGVFHLKDCSSADEDIGVVLEGIKVFSNLDSVPTAVAMLFGLIYAMNLAYPADLRYTFEVLQKILMELDGGKLSNKALSLKNHLYE from the exons ATGTGGAGTTGTAAGGGGTGCTCAGAAAAAGTGTCAAGTAGGTCCAAGCTTTTGCATCactacaaattaaaacatccacATTTTGGACGTCATTGCCACTTCCCATGTACATACCTGCATTGTCCATGCAGAGAG ataaatgcTGAGTTTAAGAGAATTACGACCATACCGCTTCATTCAAAGTTCTTCTCTCAACTGGATCTCCACTGTGACAACCTGAGGAAGCTCTtcaaaagaagaggaggacagCTCGGACAAAAGCTTAGACAAATTGTTGCACAAATAGATGAT TGTGAAGATGTTGATGTTGCACGGGAGTGTGTCATTAAGGGAGTCTGCATATATATGGGAGAAGATCCAGCCAAGCTCATCCATAAATATGTG GGTGTGGATGAAGCTAATATTGAAGAGGGTATTGGAGCCACCACCATCggtgtttttcatcttaaagaCTGTTCTTCAGCAGATGAAGACATCGGGGTCGTTCTTGAAGGTATCAAAGTGTTTTCCAATTTGGATAGTGTGCCAACAGCTGTTGCAATGCTTTTTGGACTGATATATGCAATGAACCTCGCCTACCCTGCTGACCTCCGCTACACTTTCGAGGTATTACAGAAAATACTAATGGAACTGGATGGAGGTAAACTGTCAAACAAGGCATTGTCCCTTAAAAACCACCTCTATGAGTGA
- the LOC122823718 gene encoding rho-related protein rac1A-like isoform X1: MGLWVKHVCSSATPPMPSQENTSPRYLIIILPVCYWTGNQCPWVCGTQQDRRTTTDSDLCPTLRRMCSWSAFQWSVQLLMKTSVPRLGLIRTSLHIILPEHSDQKRIYQNQNWQWSVELKHHCPNTPMILVGTKSDLRDDKDMIEKLKEKDLCPITYLEGLALTKEIGAVKYLECSALTQRGLKTVFDEAVKVVISSVTAPNQKVKRKCTVV; encoded by the exons ATGG GGCTGTGGGTAAAACATGTCTGCTCATCAGCTACACCACCAATGCCTTCCCAGGAGAATACATCCCCACGGT ATTTGATAATTATTCTGCCAGTATGCTACTGGACGGGAAACCAGTGTCCCTGGGTCTGTGGGACACAGCAGGACAGGAGGACTACGACCGACTCAGACCTCTGTCCTACCCTCAGACG gATGTGTTCCTGGTCTGCTTTTCAGTGGTCAGTCCAGCTTCTTATGAAAACGTCCGTACCAAGGTTAGGATTGATCCGCACATCACTACATATCATCCTTCCAGAGCATTCAG acCAAAAACGGATTTaccaaaatcagaattggcag TGGAGTGTGGAGCTGAAGCACCACTGCCCCAACACCCCCATGATCCTGGTGGGCACCAAGTCCGACCTGAGGGACGACAAGGACATGATTGAAAAGCTGAAGGAGAAGGACCTCTGTCCCATCACCTACCTCGAAGGTTTGGCCTTAACCAAGGAAATAG GTGCGGTGAAATACCTGGAGTGCTCGGCTCTGACGCAGCGTGGCCTGAAGACCGTGTTTGATGAAGCCGTCAAGGTGGTGATAAGTTCTGTGACCGCTCCCAACCAGAAGGTCAAGAGGAAGTGCACCGTGGTATAG
- the LOC122823718 gene encoding ras-related C3 botulinum toxin substrate 1-like isoform X2 — protein MQNSIKCVVVGDGAVGKTCLLISYTTNAFPGEYIPTVFDNYSASMLLDGKPVSLGLWDTAGQEDYDRLRPLSYPQTDVFLVCFSVVSPASYENVRTKWSVELKHHCPNTPMILVGTKSDLRDDKDMIEKLKEKDLCPITYLEGLALTKEIGAVKYLECSALTQRGLKTVFDEAVKVVISSVTAPNQKVKRKCTVV, from the exons ATGCAAAATTCCATTAAGTGTGTGGTGGTGGGGGATGG GGCTGTGGGTAAAACATGTCTGCTCATCAGCTACACCACCAATGCCTTCCCAGGAGAATACATCCCCACGGT ATTTGATAATTATTCTGCCAGTATGCTACTGGACGGGAAACCAGTGTCCCTGGGTCTGTGGGACACAGCAGGACAGGAGGACTACGACCGACTCAGACCTCTGTCCTACCCTCAGACG gATGTGTTCCTGGTCTGCTTTTCAGTGGTCAGTCCAGCTTCTTATGAAAACGTCCGTACCAAG TGGAGTGTGGAGCTGAAGCACCACTGCCCCAACACCCCCATGATCCTGGTGGGCACCAAGTCCGACCTGAGGGACGACAAGGACATGATTGAAAAGCTGAAGGAGAAGGACCTCTGTCCCATCACCTACCTCGAAGGTTTGGCCTTAACCAAGGAAATAG GTGCGGTGAAATACCTGGAGTGCTCGGCTCTGACGCAGCGTGGCCTGAAGACCGTGTTTGATGAAGCCGTCAAGGTGGTGATAAGTTCTGTGACCGCTCCCAACCAGAAGGTCAAGAGGAAGTGCACCGTGGTATAG
- the LOC122823722 gene encoding ras-related C3 botulinum toxin substrate 1-like: MNNIKCVVVGDGSVGKTCLLISYTSSAFPGEYIPTVFDSYSANVMVDGNPVALCLWDTAGQEDYDRLRPLSYPQTDVFLLCFSLVGPSSFENVRARWIKELQHHCPETPVVLVGTKVDLRNDSEALEEKKLTPITTVQGFAMAKEIGAVKYLECSALTQRGLTAVFDEAIRTVLQAPKVQKKRKCQIL, from the exons ATGAATAACATTAAGTGTGTGGTGGTGGGAGATGG GTCTGTGGGTAAAACATGTCTGCTCATCAGCTATACATCCAGCGCCTTCCCTGGAGAATACATCCCCACAGT GTTTGATAGTTATTCTGCCAATGTGATGGTGGATGGGAATCCAGTGGCCCTCTGTCTGTGGGACACAGCAGGACAGGAGGACTATGACAGACTCAGACCTCTGTCCTACCCTcagacg GACgtgtttctgctttgcttttctcTCGTCGGTCCATCTTCCTTCGAGAACGTCCGTGCCAGG tgGATCAAGGAGCTGCAGCACCACTGCCCTGAGACCCCGGTAGTCCTGGTGGGCACCAAGGTGGACCTGAGGAATGACAGTGAAGCTCTGGAGGAGAAGAAACTGACTCCAATCACCACTGTGCAGGGCTTTGCCATGGCTAAAGAAATCG GTGCAGTGAAGTACCTGGAGTGCTCCGCTCTGACGCAGCGCGGCCTCACGGCTGTGTTTGATGAAGCCATCAGGACGGTCCTGCAGGCCCCCAAAGTCCAGAAAAAACGCAAGTGCCAGATACTCTGA